One window from the genome of Natrialba magadii ATCC 43099 encodes:
- a CDS encoding universal stress protein: MDENGDGAGTKTRTATGTPTATRTGTATRTPTATRTPKLIGAQQYHMYETLLVGMDGSDFAQKALEHAVELSQAVGATLHVITVVDSTANPMRFSVTEVDELNQAKATLVENITDATDDGDITAEVRRGDPADTLLAYAAEIDADLVLVGQSGAGQLEATIFGRTTEQLAEQTQIPLTIVPLSDED; this comes from the coding sequence GTGGACGAAAATGGAGACGGGGCGGGGACGAAAACGAGAACGGCAACCGGAACGCCGACGGCAACCAGAACGGGGACGGCAACCAGAACGCCGACGGCAACCAGAACGCCGAAGCTGATCGGTGCACAACAGTATCACATGTACGAAACGCTTCTGGTCGGGATGGATGGCAGTGACTTTGCACAGAAAGCGCTTGAGCATGCTGTCGAACTGTCGCAAGCTGTTGGGGCAACCCTCCACGTCATCACGGTTGTCGATTCGACGGCGAATCCAATGCGGTTCAGCGTTACTGAAGTGGACGAGCTGAATCAGGCGAAGGCGACCCTCGTTGAGAATATCACAGACGCAACCGATGATGGGGATATTACAGCAGAGGTTCGTCGAGGCGACCCCGCTGATACCTTGCTGGCGTATGCTGCTGAAATTGATGCGGATCTAGTCCTCGTTGGACAGAGTGGTGCAGGACAGCTCGAGGCGACGATCTTCGGACGGACGACCGAGCAACTGGCGGAACAGACACAGATCCCACTGACGATCGTGCCGCTCTCGGACGAAGACTGA
- a CDS encoding PPOX class F420-dependent oxidoreductase, whose translation MASIPDDFQDLFEKETFAHVATLLPGGAPHVTPVWIDYDADADRLLVNTERDRRKEKNARHDVRVAVSMTDPDNPYRMLSVTGRVDEVTTENAREHIDELARRYMDVEEYPNPIETERVIISIEPERVSHFEG comes from the coding sequence ATGGCTTCGATCCCCGACGACTTTCAGGACCTGTTCGAGAAGGAAACGTTCGCCCACGTCGCCACGCTGTTGCCGGGCGGTGCACCGCACGTGACACCGGTGTGGATCGACTACGATGCCGACGCAGATCGACTACTGGTGAACACTGAACGAGACCGGCGCAAGGAGAAAAATGCCCGGCACGACGTCCGTGTGGCCGTGAGTATGACCGATCCCGATAACCCGTATCGGATGCTCTCAGTGACCGGACGGGTCGACGAGGTGACGACCGAGAACGCTCGCGAGCACATCGACGAACTCGCACGGCGGTATATGGACGTCGAGGAGTACCCGAACCCAATCGAGACCGAGCGCGTCATTATTTCAATCGAACCTGAGCGTGTGAGTCACTTCGAAGGGTGA
- a CDS encoding ABC transporter permease, with product MSTDVGSGSGSEATATDTGPDTAAGGSPSSSINPSSVRAVAKKDFRDSIRSWMFWGLSVFFFTLLVATTGVISYFGDDIAAQGQTTEALVAMVNGITRLVIPLIALILGWKAIAGERESGSIKILLSLPHSRKDVLLGKLIGRAAVLSVSLVVGFVLAALVVVALLGSFDIVDYGGLLVMSIIYGLAYTSIAVAVSSLTRSTTVAGAGMFGIFVLFYILWDTMLVAFMTLMNMGYLPEGETTAQVMLFFNSLDPGMAYQNVLSLVTSVGDLDGQTVMMLENMFGSVPFYLQDWFAFVILLGWIVVPIAIALFRFDRVDL from the coding sequence ATGAGCACCGACGTTGGGTCCGGCTCTGGGTCCGAGGCGACCGCAACCGACACTGGGCCTGACACGGCTGCAGGTGGCTCTCCGAGCAGTTCGATCAACCCGTCGAGTGTCCGCGCGGTCGCGAAGAAGGACTTTCGGGACTCCATCCGCTCGTGGATGTTCTGGGGGCTGAGCGTCTTCTTCTTCACCCTGCTGGTTGCGACGACCGGCGTCATTTCCTACTTCGGCGATGATATCGCCGCACAGGGACAGACGACGGAGGCGCTCGTGGCCATGGTCAACGGGATCACGCGGCTGGTCATCCCGCTGATCGCGTTGATCCTCGGCTGGAAGGCCATCGCCGGTGAGCGCGAGTCGGGGAGCATCAAGATCCTGCTCTCGCTTCCTCACTCCCGGAAGGACGTGCTCCTCGGGAAGCTTATCGGCCGGGCTGCCGTGCTTTCGGTGTCACTCGTCGTCGGCTTCGTGCTTGCGGCGCTCGTCGTGGTCGCCCTACTCGGCAGCTTCGATATCGTCGACTACGGCGGACTCCTCGTGATGTCGATCATCTACGGGCTCGCCTACACGAGTATCGCGGTCGCCGTCTCGTCGCTGACGCGCTCGACGACCGTTGCCGGTGCGGGGATGTTCGGCATCTTCGTCCTGTTCTACATTCTCTGGGACACCATGCTCGTCGCGTTCATGACGCTGATGAATATGGGCTATTTGCCGGAAGGAGAAACGACCGCGCAGGTCATGCTGTTCTTCAACAGCCTCGATCCTGGAATGGCCTACCAAAACGTTCTCTCGCTGGTGACGTCGGTGGGTGACCTCGACGGACAGACGGTGATGATGCTCGAAAATATGTTCGGTAGCGTGCCGTTCTATCTGCAGGATTGGTTCGCGTTCGTCATCCTGCTGGGCTGGATCGTCGTGCCGATCGCGATTGCGCTCTTCCGGTTCGATCGGGTCGACCTCTAG
- a CDS encoding ABC transporter ATP-binding protein, which translates to MPALRVDDLTKSYGQTLALDDLSFEVREGEVFGFLGPNGAGKSTTINVVLDFIRPTAGRVEVLGRDAQAHSREIRSRTGVLPEGYRTYDRLTARQHLEFAIESKGVDDDPEALLERVDLADAIDKKAGGYSKGMAQRLMLAMALVGEPDLLILDEPSTGLDPNGAREMREIVREENARGATVFFSSHSMEQVEAVCDRVGILRNGEMVAVDSVEGLRDSVSGGTTLRITVDRIDDEAIQAVRSLSDVSNVTVGSAQEQSPTITAQVEGSKTAVLTALEDHGVDVRDFSTEEASLEDVFQSYTTGTEVHAR; encoded by the coding sequence ATGCCCGCACTCCGCGTCGACGACCTGACGAAATCATACGGTCAGACGCTCGCGCTCGACGACCTCTCCTTCGAGGTCCGTGAGGGCGAGGTCTTCGGCTTTCTCGGCCCGAATGGCGCAGGGAAGTCGACCACGATCAATGTGGTCCTCGACTTCATCCGCCCGACAGCCGGCCGCGTCGAGGTGCTCGGCCGCGACGCGCAGGCTCACAGCCGCGAGATTCGCTCGCGGACCGGCGTCCTCCCCGAAGGGTATCGAACCTACGACCGGCTCACCGCCCGCCAGCATCTCGAGTTCGCCATCGAATCGAAAGGTGTTGACGACGATCCGGAAGCCCTCCTCGAGCGGGTCGATCTGGCAGACGCCATCGACAAGAAGGCCGGCGGCTACTCGAAAGGGATGGCCCAGCGACTCATGCTTGCGATGGCGCTGGTCGGCGAACCCGACCTGCTGATCTTAGACGAGCCCTCGACGGGGCTCGACCCGAACGGCGCACGCGAGATGCGCGAAATCGTCCGCGAGGAGAACGCCCGCGGCGCGACGGTGTTCTTCTCGAGCCACAGCATGGAGCAGGTCGAGGCGGTCTGTGACCGCGTCGGCATCCTCCGGAACGGCGAGATGGTCGCCGTCGACTCCGTCGAGGGGCTTCGCGACTCGGTCAGCGGCGGTACAACGCTTCGGATTACGGTTGACCGTATCGACGACGAGGCGATCCAGGCCGTTCGTTCCCTCTCTGACGTATCGAACGTTACCGTTGGGTCGGCGCAGGAACAGTCACCGACGATCACCGCACAGGTCGAGGGCTCGAAGACCGCTGTGCTCACCGCACTCGAGGACCACGGCGTCGACGTCAGGGATTTCTCGACGGAGGAGGCCTCGCTCGAAGACGTCTTCCAGTCGTACACGACGGGAACGGAGGTGCATGCGCGATGA
- the rio1 gene encoding serine/threonine-protein kinase Rio1 — translation MGQGTDAEFGLVDLEEVETPGDEWEEIDVSDTEADRIARKRDREFEQFEERIKDADQFKVEQSVFDDATLAALYKLVQDGYVEAFGGPLSTGKEANVYHALGDEREVAVKIYRINASNFRHMRDYLEGDPRFEGLGGKKKDVVLAWTKKEFANLRRAEKAGVRVPEPIATERNVLLMEYIGNEDGRAKRLGEVHIENPQTAYEVMREYMRRLYAAGIIHGDLSEYNVVFHEGQLVVIDLGQAVTVHHPNSRDFLERDCENVATFFSRQGLETDADELLEFVTDPEPDPSRD, via the coding sequence ATGGGACAGGGAACGGACGCGGAGTTCGGGTTGGTCGATCTCGAGGAGGTCGAGACACCGGGAGACGAATGGGAGGAGATCGATGTCTCGGACACCGAGGCCGACCGGATCGCTCGCAAGCGCGACCGCGAGTTCGAGCAGTTCGAGGAGCGAATCAAGGACGCCGATCAGTTCAAAGTCGAGCAGTCGGTGTTCGACGATGCGACGCTGGCGGCGCTCTATAAGCTCGTCCAGGATGGCTACGTCGAGGCCTTCGGCGGCCCGCTCTCGACGGGAAAGGAGGCGAACGTCTATCACGCACTCGGCGACGAGCGCGAGGTCGCGGTCAAGATCTACCGAATCAACGCCTCGAACTTCCGGCACATGCGCGACTATCTCGAGGGCGACCCGCGCTTCGAGGGGCTGGGTGGCAAGAAGAAGGACGTCGTCCTCGCCTGGACGAAAAAGGAGTTCGCGAACCTCCGGCGAGCCGAGAAAGCGGGCGTTCGCGTTCCCGAACCGATCGCCACCGAGCGAAACGTCCTCCTTATGGAGTACATTGGGAACGAGGACGGCCGCGCAAAGCGCCTCGGCGAGGTCCACATCGAGAACCCACAGACCGCCTACGAGGTCATGCGCGAGTACATGCGCCGTCTCTACGCGGCCGGCATCATTCACGGTGACCTGAGCGAGTACAACGTCGTTTTCCACGAGGGCCAACTCGTCGTCATTGACCTCGGACAGGCCGTCACCGTCCACCATCCCAACAGCCGCGATTTCTTAGAACGCGACTGCGAGAACGTCGCGACCTTTTTCTCCCGACAGGGACTCGAGACCGATGCCGACGAGCTACTCGAGTTCGTCACCGATCCGGAGCCGGATCCGTCCCGAGACTGA
- a CDS encoding 2Fe-2S iron-sulfur cluster-binding protein, with product MTSYEVVLERPGSPDHTLEVSKRETILEAARRDGVRLPADCLKGTCTTCVGRVVGVEGEDDGDDETTDSRPDAALAVDYRRPPQALAGHERADGYVLLCIALPRADCRIEAGPQVRAEVGDSPWR from the coding sequence ATGACCAGCTACGAAGTGGTACTCGAGCGCCCCGGTTCGCCAGACCACACGCTCGAGGTCAGCAAACGCGAGACGATACTCGAAGCGGCCCGCCGAGACGGTGTTCGACTCCCGGCGGACTGCCTGAAAGGGACGTGCACGACCTGCGTGGGACGAGTGGTTGGGGTCGAAGGCGAAGACGATGGTGATGACGAGACGACTGATTCCAGACCGGACGCAGCGCTCGCCGTTGACTACCGACGGCCGCCGCAGGCGCTCGCCGGACACGAGCGCGCCGACGGCTACGTGTTGCTGTGTATCGCGCTGCCACGGGCCGATTGTCGCATCGAGGCCGGGCCGCAGGTGCGTGCCGAAGTCGGCGACAGTCCCTGGCGGTAG
- the ligA gene encoding NAD-dependent DNA ligase LigA, translating into MSLADENTDENPYLRDPPTAFEPPEQLSDDEAEQQVEQLRDAIREHDRRYYVENDPLIADRTYDTLFERLQVLESTFDLSHPDSPTRSVGGEPIEAFETVEHEAPMLSIDQSGEEADVREFDERVRREVGAVDYVCEPKFDGVSMEFVYEDGSLQRAVTRGDGREGDDVTRNARTIGSVPQKLHGDYPDFLAVRGEVFMPKDAFQEHNRERIERGEEPFANPRNATAGTIRQLDPEIVAERPLDVFYFDVLAASELEDSHREELERFPEFGLRVTDHVEIVDDIDDAIAYRDRMLEARDDLNYEIDGTVIKVDDRDAREELGRTARHDRYAFAYKFPARAEVTPIADVAVQIGRTGRVTPVALLEPVDVGGVTVSRASLHNPEEIAEKTVAIGDTVRVQRAGDVIPYVEEVIEKGADNDPESHYELPDHCPVCDSAIERDGPMAFCTGGLACDAQLRRSIEYYASDGGLDLEGLGEKSVRQLVDAGLVESIADLYELECEELTALEGWGDTSAENLLSEIEASREPPLADFLSALGIPHVGPTTARELAREFGTFEAVREAAEDDPAALEGVDDVGETVAETIHEFFASEANAAAVADILAHVSPQESDLESGGDELDGLTFVFTGSLADVTRSEAQETVEAHGANATGSVSGNTDYLVVGENPGATKREDAEENDVPIIDESEFRELLAERGIGLASQ; encoded by the coding sequence ATGTCTCTCGCCGACGAAAACACGGACGAGAACCCGTATCTCCGGGACCCACCGACAGCGTTCGAGCCGCCAGAACAACTCTCGGACGACGAGGCCGAGCAACAGGTCGAACAGCTTCGGGACGCCATCCGCGAACACGACCGCCGGTACTACGTCGAAAACGACCCGCTCATCGCCGACCGGACCTACGACACGCTGTTCGAGCGACTGCAGGTACTCGAGTCCACCTTCGATCTCAGTCACCCCGACAGTCCGACGAGAAGCGTCGGCGGCGAGCCGATCGAGGCCTTCGAGACGGTCGAACACGAGGCACCGATGCTCTCGATCGACCAGAGCGGCGAGGAGGCCGATGTTCGTGAGTTCGACGAGCGCGTCCGGCGCGAGGTCGGAGCGGTCGACTACGTCTGTGAGCCCAAGTTCGACGGGGTCTCGATGGAGTTCGTCTACGAGGACGGCAGCCTCCAGCGCGCCGTCACCCGCGGCGACGGCCGTGAGGGTGACGATGTGACGCGAAACGCCCGGACCATCGGCTCGGTTCCACAGAAGCTCCACGGCGACTACCCCGACTTCCTCGCGGTCCGCGGCGAGGTTTTCATGCCGAAAGACGCCTTTCAGGAACACAATCGCGAGCGGATCGAACGCGGCGAGGAGCCCTTCGCCAACCCGCGCAATGCGACCGCCGGCACCATCCGCCAGCTTGACCCCGAAATTGTCGCCGAGCGGCCGCTCGACGTCTTCTACTTCGACGTGCTCGCAGCGAGTGAACTCGAGGACAGCCATCGCGAGGAACTCGAGCGCTTTCCCGAGTTCGGCCTGCGAGTGACGGACCATGTCGAGATTGTCGACGACATCGACGACGCCATTGCGTACCGCGACCGGATGCTCGAGGCTCGCGACGACCTGAACTACGAAATCGACGGCACCGTGATCAAGGTCGACGACCGCGACGCTCGCGAGGAACTCGGCCGAACGGCCAGACACGACCGTTACGCCTTCGCCTACAAGTTCCCCGCCCGCGCGGAGGTGACGCCAATCGCCGACGTGGCCGTCCAGATCGGCCGCACCGGTCGAGTAACCCCCGTCGCACTGCTCGAACCGGTCGACGTCGGCGGCGTCACCGTCTCGCGTGCGAGCCTGCACAACCCCGAGGAAATCGCCGAGAAAACCGTCGCTATCGGCGACACTGTCCGCGTCCAGCGCGCCGGCGACGTAATCCCCTATGTCGAGGAAGTCATCGAGAAAGGGGCGGACAACGACCCCGAGAGCCACTACGAACTCCCCGACCACTGCCCCGTCTGTGACAGCGCCATCGAACGCGACGGGCCGATGGCGTTCTGTACCGGCGGCCTGGCGTGTGACGCCCAGCTCCGGCGCTCTATCGAGTACTACGCAAGCGACGGCGGTCTCGACCTGGAGGGCCTCGGCGAGAAGAGCGTCCGCCAACTCGTCGACGCCGGACTCGTCGAATCCATCGCTGACCTCTACGAACTCGAGTGCGAGGAACTGACCGCACTCGAGGGCTGGGGTGACACGAGCGCAGAGAACCTCCTGTCGGAGATCGAGGCCAGCCGCGAGCCACCGCTGGCGGACTTCCTCTCAGCGCTTGGTATCCCCCACGTGGGACCGACGACGGCACGCGAACTCGCCCGTGAGTTCGGGACATTCGAGGCAGTCCGCGAGGCCGCCGAGGACGACCCGGCGGCACTCGAGGGCGTCGACGACGTGGGCGAGACAGTCGCGGAGACGATTCACGAGTTCTTCGCAAGCGAGGCGAACGCTGCAGCAGTGGCCGACATTCTCGCTCACGTCTCGCCACAGGAGTCCGACCTGGAGTCCGGCGGCGACGAACTCGACGGCCTGACGTTCGTCTTTACGGGGTCGCTCGCCGACGTGACCCGCAGCGAGGCCCAGGAGACGGTCGAGGCCCATGGGGCGAACGCGACGGGAAGCGTGTCGGGGAATACGGACTACCTCGTTGTCGGCGAGAATCCGGGTGCGACGAAGCGCGAGGACGCCGAGGAAAACGACGTGCCGATCATCGACGAGAGTGAGTTCCGCGAGCTGCTGGCAGAGCGTGGGATCGGCCTCGCGTCACAGTAG